ACTTCTTGGAACATATCGATTTTTTCATCAGTTAATTCACTGATACTTGTTTCCACAGAAAATTCTGCATCTGGTGTGAAGCGAAAGTTCTCCTTCAATGCAGTTATAATCTCTTTTAGAGCTCTCGATGAAAGTGTTGTGGGAGTTCCACCACCAAAATACACAGCATCAAAAGTCGAATTTTGAATGTACGGTAATTTGCTGTATTTTATCATTTCATCTATGATTATCTGGTGGTAGTCCTCTGGTGGATTCATCATAACTCTATTTAACGAGCAAAAATTACAAATCTTAGAGCAAAATGGTATGTGAATATATATCACAGATTTTGAACCTTTTGGTTTTTCTTTTTGTAAGTAGTTCTGAATCAAAGTATGTCCTTTGAAATATTTTTCTATGTTCCCCATTGCACCATGATGCGACTTTATCCGTTCGCCGAATTGCATAGCTCATCAACCACCTTTAAAAATAATTCTTGGGCGTTCTTTATATCTTCTTGATCTGGATGTTTTGCGGCAATTTCGTATTGTTTTAACTTTTCCTCGGTTAGTGCATGGGGATGTTCTGGAGGAAGTGTTTTAAAAAATTCTATGAGCTTTTCACTTATCTTTCCTTGACAGATAAATTTGGCAACGACGGTGTTATTGTTTTTTTCTATCAACTCTACGCTTTTTTGCAAAGTTTCATGAGCGTGTTTAGATTGTGGTGAAGCACCAAGTGTCATAAAAAGACCAACTTTTTTGTTTTTCACCTTCTGAATAAATTCAGCAGCTTCCTTGTTTGGCATACCTTTGTCCACCCAGCAACCGATCAAAATTAAATCAA
This region of Fervidobacterium thailandense genomic DNA includes:
- a CDS encoding flavodoxin family protein — encoded protein: MKILLTYSSLTGNTKKVADGIFEILDKSVTTYLPMSEIENPEEFVKDFDLILIGCWVDKGMPNKEAAEFIQKVKNKKVGLFMTLGASPQSKHAHETLQKSVELIEKNNNTVVAKFICQGKISEKLIEFFKTLPPEHPHALTEEKLKQYEIAAKHPDQEDIKNAQELFLKVVDELCNSANG